From the genome of Solanum stenotomum isolate F172 unplaced genomic scaffold, ASM1918654v1 scaffold24438, whole genome shotgun sequence:
ACATAGGcagatttttcttttgtaaatgAATAAGAAAAAGCATGAAAACTGGGAGCCAGCTAAATATTTGGTTACTGCGATTTACTGGTGAATCATTTGTTGGATTTTGCAGTTAAAGCCTAAAAGGAGATCCACATTTCTATATTCTGTTCCTGAAAAAAGGAAGTGACATTGGTTGATTAATTGCAAGTTATTATAGTTGTTTCAGTCTGCTATGTTCACTAACGTTGTGAGATCGTCCATGAATGTCACAGATGGCACAATCATCTTGACCCAACAATAACAAAAGATGCCTGGACTGAACAGGAAGAATTGGTCCTATGCCACTATCACCAATTATACGGAAACAAGTGGGCTAAAATTGCGAGGTTTCTGCCCGGAAGGTATTCTAAAAAATCTATTCTTCTATTATGTAGATCAGTGTGTCTGATTTAGAGATTCTTTGGGCATTCGTAAAAATGTAGATCAAGTAATTTGTAATATCTATCACCCTCTCATACCAATGGCAGATCATGTGGAGTGCATGATTCTGAAAAGTCAGCATTAGTAATAGTGTGGTATAACTTGTATGCCATATCAAACACAACCTTTTGATTTTTAGGATTCCTTGGTACATTGCTTACAGAGTGTATCAAAATCTTGGACACTACTCGAGTTTGTTCAAGGGAGATAAGTAGATAATTTTTATAATGAAGGCAGTGAAGGCATATGCAGCTTTCTCTTTACTTTTACTTCTCCTTATCTTATTCTCCAGTTTCACTTCCATCTAGACTTCTAAATCATTTTCTCCCAATATGGtttcttcttttacttcttGAGGTTCAAAACTATCCATGTCTGGAACtctcttaatattttattttgtcaatttgaaatggaaaaaaagttgaaagCATCATTTTGGGCCTAACTCCACCCCAATATCTAGCTCAAGAGGGGAGGATTTCCCAAGACCATATATGAAGATCAGCCATCTCTTTTTCATTCTATATGGGGCTCTTAAACACTCTATGTCATGCCCAGGACGGAACATCTAGAGTGTGGGCAATTTAAATAGGGGCCCGACATCGGGAAACAAGAATTGGGATGAGTTCTGGTATCACTAGGTAAAGAAAATGaatcttgggcctaactcaaccccaaaagctagctcatgtgTGGAGGATTTCCCAagaccatataaggagaccacccATCCCTTTTTCACCCAATGTGGAACTCTTCAACAATTTTCAACTTGTAGTAATAagctaagttttattttttagtcaGATTGACCCTCGGCAAGCAAGTTAGGAGAACCAAATGGGGACAGAGGTAGTAATAGTATGATAGCTTCTTTCCGCAGAAGCCTGGATATTCTAGGTTTCGTAACTGTACTTTTAAGGACTCAATGTGCACCCTGTTTAATTCAGAGGATTGGCATTCTTTTGTGCTAATAGCTGCAGGTACATGTGTCAATTTGTATCTATCAAGTCCAGTTTCTAATTTATCATGATTACtctaaaatgatttttttgccTACGCTTGATGCATTCTGTTTGATTGATTTTTGCTCAAGTATCATAGGCACGTATCTTTGATTAGTTCTCCTTTCTgatctatttttccttttggcGCTCTCTTAGGACTGATAATGCAATTAAAAATCATTGGAATTCCACTCTGAAGAAAAGattgaacttgaatttactaaGTAGGTTAGTGCCGGATATCAAAAGTGAGGGATCTCCGGACTTCTCAACTCACAAGAAAAATCTGGAAATCAAGAAGCATCCAGCACAGGCTCATAATGCAGAAACAGTCTTTTTGAGCGAGCAGACAGGAGTAGGTAATGCTGCTGATGCTTGCTCAACTGATTTGAGAATTGGATCTGCTAATTCTCCTCAAAATGGTTTGCATAAGGGTACTTCTTCATTTGGAGCCTGTAAATCATCAGAACAGAAGGCGAGGGATCTGATAAAGCGATTTGGTGGAATACAATTTGGCAAGGCAGAAATTCTTCCAATTGGGGAGACAGATAAACAATGCCAATCCACTTTAAGTCTCACTAAAATATCATATCCTCTGTTGGACTCTTCTTTAAATGTTCCTTTAGATCCATCACACAACACCAGATGGAGTAGTTCTCAATTTGAGGCTGTTCGTCCTACTTCTTTTGGGAGTATGTATGAATCTCCCAAAAGGTCTAGGTACGACGCTGTTAATGATCCTGACCATGATTTCTTGAGTTTGTCATTGGCTGCCTTCACCGAGGTTTCCCACGGTAACaagaagaacaaaacatatGATACACAATCTTCTTTGGCTCTCAATCAGCCTGGCCGCTTGTATTATGAACCACCAAAAGTAAAGGACTTGATGATTTCTTCAATGGATGAAAACCTTAGTAAAGACAACTTTATCGGGCAACATCATGGCCATCCACTTTGCTCTACACCTCCTAGTCTTAAGTTAACAGTCTCTGCTAATGGTAGCAGTCCAGAATCTGTGTTAAGGAACTCTGCAATGAGCTACACAAAAACTCCTTCAATCATAAGAAAGAAGACTTCAAGAATTGCAGAAGCTTCTGGGCATTCTAGTTGCACAGGCAGTACCACACCCATGCATTTTCTCGAGAGTGTACCTGACAGGGAAAACTCCTCAAACCTGAAGGACAGGATTTCTGGATGTAAAAGATCAGTTTCTGGAAAATCCCTTGGAAGACGGTTGGAATATGCCTTTGATATGGAATGGGGTTCCTCTAGATCTTGCACACCAGTTTCTGCAGTTCCACCTTGTGGACTTACTCTTGGTGCTAATACAATGTTAACACCATAAAAACAGGTAAGTGATGTATTTTCGGTTTTAGTTTTTCCTTTATTTCAGCTTTTTCCTGCCCAGTTAgacgttttttattatttgagaGCTTGAACTCTACATGAGCATCTTTATTGCTCTAGTTCCAGTTAAAAAGAGCAACTGATCTGACAAGTCTAAGAAAGATCTTAGCCTAACCACATATTTATGGATGTGTATAATTGTATTGCTTTCCGCATTTGTTACTCTCCCCAgtctaaaataaatgttgttacctttaagaaaattattattagcaCTAATCATAAAGGGTAATTTCTCATCACATTACCTTCCATCTCTACTCCGAACTTTTTAAGATCATTTATTGGAAGTTAGGGtagatttgaaaaataaaattaatgccTTCTTGGTTTTCTAGAGCAACACTTGTATGGACCAAATTGATTTGGCTAAAAAGACGTTTATTTTGGACCAGAGTAGTAGTATATTTTGAGCAGTTACCCTTCCAAATTATGTTTGGCATTTTCGAACATAGCAAGGTGACCTATGTTTCAGTTATTTGCGAACCTTATCCAGTGATTCTTAGGCTCCTTGTTTTGGACGACTAGAATAGAAAGCAACTTCAAATTGATGTTTGACCCTTGTTTTAAGTAAAATCAATGTATAAAACAAGTGAACTCGTCAAGCTTCTAGCTTGTTTGTCTCAAAGAACCCGTGAGCCTGCAGGTTTTGACGACTTAAAACTGATCTGAAGATGACCTTATGGTATATTGTTGAACAAAATGGTATATTCATTGCCTATCTCCTATTAGATTATTTTTGCATATCCTTATTTGCAAAACAGATAATACTTTATGGCAGAAGGAGTGAAGTTGTATGTGCATGGATGTGTTAATGTTTATGGTAATATGTGACCATTCTGCAAAGAGCGATGTCACATGTTTCCGCCTAAATGTTAATCTGTACTCCATCTGAACTAGTTTTGATCTAATCCTGCATTCTACTTcagattatatttgtattatttctgtcataattctcttctttttgaTTTTAGGATGAGCTATAGAGGATTTGTCTGGGGAAGCTTTTGTTTTAGATTACAAGCAGGTAAATTTTTACTATCTTCTCGCAGTTGTTTCACAATTATTGCTAGTACTCAAATTTGTACTGGTGTATCATATATCAATTGATCAATTCCAAATTGCAGAGTCAGTCAAATCATACTAAATAATGAATCAATCAAAGAACTCTCAACGCGTGTCAATTATCGAGGTAACAAAGACCAGTGAAGCAATGACATAGGCCGAGACACTTGACTGAAGAATTAGTTGGAGATGAAAGCTTAATGAGAAAATATCGCGGAAGGTATAAACTATATGACAAACATGTAAACTTGTTAGGGTAAGATTCTTGTTTTGGGAGTCGCACATTTCTGTGTGGATGTACTCTGAAAAACTGTTTCCCTGTCCTATTTCAGAAGTCTAGCTGAAGGAAAGGATTGGTTGTGTAAATATGCATTTAATTCAATTGCCTGCAGTTTTTGTGGCATTTTATGTTGTTCAAAAAATGTGTTCCTAGTGGTGTCTTGTTCCATGCCATTGATAAATAAGGTGAAAGTTAATTGTAGTAACTAGTAGTTTGGTAAGTTTCAAAATCTACTCTCAGCTTGATTAGTACATTAGGTTGTATTTCATAATGGAGGTCGGGGATTGATTCTCATAGTCATTGCCCTTCTCAATCGAGCTTGATGTATCCAAAGTGCGGCTTACATCCTGATTTGTGAACTATAAGTTCATAGTGATTTTAGGATATGGACGTATAGCGTCAGCATTTTTGGTAGACCATCATTTTCTCCAAATAACAGAATTGTATTTTGAACTATAAGTTCATAGTGGTTTTAGGATATGGACGTATAGCATCAGCATTTTTGGTAGACCATCATTTTCTCCAAATAACAGAATTGTATTTTGCATCCTTAGCTAtctcttaaaaaaaagttttaggATAAAATGATAAGAACCAATTATTGCTTTGTCTATCAATCATTTAACTAATAATATATCCTATAATAGTACTCCCTTTTTCTTTATTGAACGCTTTTTTCTTTATGATAAGATTAGAATTATTATTCCTATATTAATGTTAAATTGATATTGGTTTTTATCCTATCTGATGTACGGTTTGATTATAAAATGCAAAATGgcaaacaagaaaaatattttattttcacttttgttattttttgacAAACTGAGCTATCTGTACCAGATTTTCAGTTAGGAAAAGAATTCTTGGAAATCGAAATCTCTTAGATAAGAATTCCACGTCAGCCTTGACGttgaaaatgactcaaaaaaAGCTTTAGTTTTATCAAATTGGACTATAAAGCTTTTGTGTATTACAAAATCACATACCCATTGCCATATGGTGAGAGGTGATAATATTTGAGTGTGCGAACAAAATTCAATGTACTAGttgagaaaaaggaaaaaagttacATATAAAGtgtaaagatatttttaatgatGTGGCATTTTAAGCTCAAAACGAGGATTTTATGATCTTGTAGAGAATTTTAGATTGATTGAGGAAAtgatttggtaaaaaaaaatatgaaaatgacaGAGTGATAATATGAGGTTTAGCATAGTGCCTTAGTTGTATGTGAATACATGAAGAGAAGTCGGTAGACTTTAATGGTCATGATTACCTAGTTGAAACGGATGGACACAATTGCTCTCTATATAAATTCATGTTGATGACTCATGTGAAacttaatttgagaaaattaattaataatttcaagttactaatatttaataataattgaatatatAGTTAAATatctataattatttaataaatttcttaatataCTTATTCACATTCCATATTTTTATTAAGTGATTGAATAAGGTATAACAATACATCAATTAACCACAATTAAATGTTAAAAGCCTACATGCCAACACATATCATTTCACTTACTGCCTTACTATAAACACTGTATGCAAATGAATGATTACCAAACATTACCCACAATGCAAGGAGTATAGTTCAATGATCTCTTATAATTTTTCGAAAAAACTAATAACCATATCTAAACAGTCTAAAATGTAAACAAATACAAAGAATacattaaaaatcattataaaatttaagaacaaGAAGTTTTTAGTAAGTGATATCTgggaatattatatatatatgttcataATAACATACATATTCACCAAATCCTTATTTGACTATTTGTCGAGTAACAACATAAGTATTATTTACTTGGTAAGCCATACtcaatataatatacatattactataatatatattatattattatggaATGTAATAGAAGACTTTAATCTTTGAAGATTTGTCCTAAAACATTCAAAAGATTACTTTCCCAAAAACAAGTTATATATGGAGTGACTCCCAACATTTATCATTTAAAACATTACTTCATACAAAATTTGTACATAACATAGTACATACAA
Proteins encoded in this window:
- the LOC125851335 gene encoding transcription factor MYB3R-2-like, translating into MIQVKEEAPTLDIGGFISCSSLSDSSYEASTPRCSSEPGSSCRRSSGPTKRSSQAGWTEEEDNLLTEVVERFKGRNWKKIAECLNGRTDVQCLHRWQKVLNPELVKGPWTKEEDDLIIELVEKHGCKKWSAIANSLPGRIGKQCRERWHNHLDPTITKDAWTEQEELVLCHYHQLYGNKWAKIARFLPGRTDNAIKNHWNSTLKKRLNLNLLSRLVPDIKSEGSPDFSTHKKNLEIKKHPAQAHNAETVFLSEQTGVGNAADACSTDLRIGSANSPQNGLHKGTSSFGACKSSEQKARDLIKRFGGIQFGKAEILPIGETDKQCQSTLSLTKISYPLLDSSLNVPLDPSHNTRWSSSQFEAVRPTSFGSMYESPKRSRYDAVNDPDHDFLSLSLAAFTEVSHGNKKNKTYDTQSSLALNQPGRLYYEPPKVKDLMISSMDENLSKDNFIGQHHGHPLCSTPPSLKLTVSANGSSPESVLRNSAMSYTKTPSIIRKKTSRIAEASGHSSCTGSTTPMHFLESVPDRENSSNLKDRISGCKRSVSGKSLGRRLEYAFDMEWGSSRSCTPVSAVPPCGLTLGANTMLTP